The genomic interval TGCAGGTCATGGTGCGCTACAGGAACCGCTCGGTGCTGACCTATTCGCTCAACGCCTACGCGCCCTGGGAGGGGTTCAACGTCAGCTTCAACGGCTCCGGCGGGCGGATCGAGCTCATGGTGCGCGAAACCTCCTACATCAACGGCGGCGGCGCCAAGGAGCAGGAGGGCGCGGCGGAAGGTATCCAGCTCTACCACTTCCCGCTGCACGGCACGCCGCGCGTGGTGCCGATCGACATGGCCGAGGGCGGCCACGGCGGCGGCGACAACCGGATGCTGGCTGACATCTTCGGCAAGTCGAACTCGGGCGGGGCCTATGCGGCGGGCTACCGCGACGGCGCCATGTCGATCCTGACCGGCATCGCGGCGAACCGCTCGTTCCAGACCGGGCTGCCGGTCGAGGTCGCCGACCTCGTCACGCTCTGAGGCCCTGCGGCCGTCCCGCCGGTCGCGGCGGCCGCACGCACACCTTCCGGGAGGAGACACATGTCCCTGCATCCGCTGCTGCGGCAGGACGCCCGCCTGCTGCCCCGCGCCGAGATCTGCGGCCTCATCGACCGGCTCACCGACAATCTCGTCGGCATCACCGACACCACCGGCGAGTTCCTGCTGCACCTCGACGACGGGCGGGTCATCGACACCAAGGGCTGGGCCGGATGGGAATGGACCCACGGCATCGGCCTCTACGGGCTGCTCACCTACTGGCAGCTGACCGGCAATCCGCGCGCGATGGAGATCATCCGCGGCTGGTTCGAGGACCGCCTCGCCGAGGGCACGCCGACCAAGAACGTCAACACCGTCGCCCCCTTCCTCGTGGCCGCGCATCTCTACGAGCTGGACCGCGACCCGAAATGGCTGCCCTACCTCGACACGTGGGCGGACTGGGTGATGCACGGTATGCCGAGGGTAGAGGGCGGCGGGCTGCAGCACATCGTCTACGACGCGGTCAACCCGGGGCAGATGTGGGACGACACGCTGATGATGGCGGTCCTGCCGCTGGCCAAGATCGGCCTCGTGCTGGGCCGCCCCGAGTACATCGACGAAGCCAAGTACCAGTTCCTGACCCACGCCCAGTACCTTGCCGACACCCGGAGCGGCCTCTGGTTCCACGGCTGGAGCTTCGAGGGCAACCACAACTTCGCCGGCGCGCTCTGGGCCCGCGGCAATGCCTGGGTCACCATGGTGATCCCCGAGTTCATCGAGCTGCTCGACCTCAAGGAAGGCGATCCCGTCCGCCGTCACCTGCAGGCGCTGCTCGGGCGTCAGGCCGAGGCGCTGCGGCGCACGCAGGATGCCTCGGGGCTCTGGCACACGCTGCTCGATGATCCGCAGAGCTACCTCGAGGCCTCGGCCACCGCCGGCTTCGGCTACGGGCTGCTCAAGGCGGTGCGCAAGCGGTACATCGGCAGCGAGTTCACCCCGGTGGCCGAGCGCGCGGTCAAGGCCGTCATCGACAACATCTCTCCCGAGGGGGAGCTGCGAAACGTCTCCTTCGGCACGGCGATGGGCGCGGATCTCGACCATTACCGCCAGATCCGGCTGACCTCGATGCCCTACGGTCAGGCGATGGCGATGGTCTGCCTCGGCGAATACCTGCGGACCTACATCTGAGCGGTCGCGCTGAACCCGGCGCCGCCCCTCAGGACCTCAGCGCGGCACGGAGCGTCGCGACGGGAGCGCAGCCGAACCGCTTGCGGTAGTGCTCCGAGAAGCGCCCGAGGTGGAAGAATCCGAGCCCGGTCGCGACCTCGGTGACCCGGGTCTCTGGCGCGGGGTTCGACAGTTCTTCCCAGGCCCTGTCGAGCCGCATGTCGCGCAGCACGGTCATCGGGCCGCAGCCATGGCAGGCGCGGAACGCGGCCTGCAGCGTCCGCACGCTGGTGCCCGCGGCGCGGGCGATGTCCTCGATCATCAGCGGAGCGCCGAGGTTCTCGCGCATGAAGCCCTCGGCAAGCCGCATCACCCGCGGCGCGTAGGCGCCACGCGCGCTCTCCTCCTGCGGGCCGAGCTGCGACTGCAGCAGGCCGACCAGCAGCGTGCGCTCGAGCTGCCGCCCCAGCGCCGAGCCGCGCGCCAGCGGCTCGGCGCCGCGCCGCGTCTCGGAGATCACGAACTCGAGCAGGCCGAGAAAGGACCTCCCCTCGCCGCCAGCGAGCCCCCGCGCACCGTCGAAGCGCAGCGCCGCCCCCTGCGGCAGCCCGAACTCGGCATGGGCCGCCTGCATCAGCGCCGCGCGGTCGATCTGCAGCATCAGCTGCACGCAGTGCTCGCTCCAGATCATGCTGACGTCGTCGTCGGGATTGAGCACGCCGCCGCTGCCGCCGCCGATCTCGTAGCCCCCCGCACGCGTGCCGATCGAGGCATGACCCCGCAGCGGGAACTGGAAGAGATAGAAGCGTTCGAGCGGGCCCGGCGCGATCTGCGCCTTGGCGCCGTAAGTGAGCACGTTGATCGAGAGGTCCTGCCCGTCGAGCCGGTTGTGCCGCGCCGCAAGCGGGTCGCGCCCCACCACCTCGAGACGGTGGTCGCAATAGACCCGCGCCACCCGTTCGCGCGCCTCATCCAGGTCGCCGGTCGCGAACAGCGGGTGGCTGCCGAGCGGCAGACCCTCCGGGCAATCGGGGCTGAGCGGGAGCGTTTCCATGGCCGCGCCGAGAGTTTCCTTCATCCCTGAAGCATAATTTGCGCAATCCGGATCCCGGCTGCGCAATCAGGATAGCGCGGATCACCGGCGGCCCTGCAAGCTTTCTTTTCAGAAAAATGACAAACGGGGAGCGCGCGATGCGTGGATTGAAAGACAAGGTCGCGATCGTGCCGGGCGGTGCCACCAAAATCGGCGTTGCCGTGGTCGAGGCGTTCAGATCGCACGGGGTAAAGGTCGTCGTCGCCGATATCGACGGCGAGAACGGCCAGAGGCTCGAGACCGAGGGCGTGGTCTTCGTCCAGGCTGACCTGCGCTCGGACGAGGATATCGCGCGGGTGGTGCAGGTGGCCAAGGACCGGTTCGGGCGCATCGACTTCCTGGTGAACGTCGCCGCCACTTACCTCGACAACGGCGCCGAGAGCACCCGCGCCGAGTGGCTCGATGCTTTGGATGTGAACCTTGTCGGCTCGGTCATGCTGATGCAGGCCGCCCGCGACGAGCTGCGCAAGACCAAGGGCGCCATCGTCAATTTCGGCTCGATCTCGGCCCGCGTTGCGCAGACCGGCCGCTGGCTCTACCCGGTGTCCAAGGCGGCGATCCTGCAGCTCACCCGCAACCAGGCGATGGATCTCGCGCCCGACGGCATCCGGGTGAACGCGGTCTCGCCCGGCTGGACCTGGTCGAACATCATGGACAGCCTCA from Salipiger sp. H15 carries:
- a CDS encoding glycoside hydrolase family 88 protein, producing MHPLLRQDARLLPRAEICGLIDRLTDNLVGITDTTGEFLLHLDDGRVIDTKGWAGWEWTHGIGLYGLLTYWQLTGNPRAMEIIRGWFEDRLAEGTPTKNVNTVAPFLVAAHLYELDRDPKWLPYLDTWADWVMHGMPRVEGGGLQHIVYDAVNPGQMWDDTLMMAVLPLAKIGLVLGRPEYIDEAKYQFLTHAQYLADTRSGLWFHGWSFEGNHNFAGALWARGNAWVTMVIPEFIELLDLKEGDPVRRHLQALLGRQAEALRRTQDASGLWHTLLDDPQSYLEASATAGFGYGLLKAVRKRYIGSEFTPVAERAVKAVIDNISPEGELRNVSFGTAMGADLDHYRQIRLTSMPYGQAMAMVCLGEYLRTYI
- a CDS encoding AraC family transcriptional regulator translates to METLPLSPDCPEGLPLGSHPLFATGDLDEARERVARVYCDHRLEVVGRDPLAARHNRLDGQDLSINVLTYGAKAQIAPGPLERFYLFQFPLRGHASIGTRAGGYEIGGGSGGVLNPDDDVSMIWSEHCVQLMLQIDRAALMQAAHAEFGLPQGAALRFDGARGLAGGEGRSFLGLLEFVISETRRGAEPLARGSALGRQLERTLLVGLLQSQLGPQEESARGAYAPRVMRLAEGFMRENLGAPLMIEDIARAAGTSVRTLQAAFRACHGCGPMTVLRDMRLDRAWEELSNPAPETRVTEVATGLGFFHLGRFSEHYRKRFGCAPVATLRAALRS
- a CDS encoding SDR family oxidoreductase, producing the protein MRGLKDKVAIVPGGATKIGVAVVEAFRSHGVKVVVADIDGENGQRLETEGVVFVQADLRSDEDIARVVQVAKDRFGRIDFLVNVAATYLDNGAESTRAEWLDALDVNLVGSVMLMQAARDELRKTKGAIVNFGSISARVAQTGRWLYPVSKAAILQLTRNQAMDLAPDGIRVNAVSPGWTWSNIMDSLTGGDRAKTDGVGADFHLFPRVGDPEEVASTIMFLCSDEASFVTGTDIRVDGGYTAMGPERAEPAIPRLMD